CTGTGTCTTAGCTCCAGAGCAGATAGCAAGTGCATGGCTGAACTGAGAAGTGCTGTCTGGGCAAACAGTCCATCCAGAGCCTGCTTCATACTCAAAAGTACATCCCCTCTTTTAACAAGAAGCACATTGCCAAAGGCCACACTCAAATGTACGTGCTCTCCAAGACAAAACCGCAGAAGCAGCGTGCTTCACTGCATCCCAGACAGGCCAACCTTCTGATTTCTTTTTCAGGAAGCatgacggcttttttttttttttttttttactgtcagcTCTTCCTCCGCATCCATCACATGATGCTctcaatgagttaaaggggaagtcaatcccatttttttgtggacaataatatgttctatgcagccccactggtttaaatatggcattctggtcaatattgcattagtggaataagcGATAAGCAGCTAAattagccgtttttatccatctcagggggcggccattttgtcaattgctgtcgactgaagatgacatcattacaaccaatcacagctcagcttcagaaaacaggtgaggtgtgatcggtcgttgcctgagccctgagcaactgtggtgtcagatgcataaaaatggctggattttgcatcATAACTCTtactccacaaatgtaatattaatcaggttatgtttagactaatgaggtcacatagaacatattactatcaagaaatgtgtaaggttgacttccagttTAATCAGTTAATCAGAACTCTGCTAAAGCCAAATGGTactgacttgactgaaaacaaatcactaaagtggcactaaaaaaaactccatttGAGTCAATGTAAATGTTGAGTTGCAGCTGGTTTTCACCCCCTCCGTAACGTTGTTTCTCATACCATCCATAGTCAGTCTCACAAACTAAAATGCATACATATCCAGAACCTTCCTCAACACGCTCATAATACAAGCAGGATCACCTTTAAGTAACATTCTTCTGAGCTTAATTTactaatattattttatttgtgttgctTTTCTTATAGTGTACTTCTCTGTCAAGCatttgctagctaacagccaatcagagttgTCACCATGTCGCATACCGCCATTAATAGCCCATTCATTCAAATCATATCTAAAAAGCACAATGAAAGAAAAATCTCTTAGTTCTTCACAATTgtaaacaatatattttttaacttagTACTGGTATTATGAATGTGTTGAGAGAGGTTCTGgatttgtgtgcattttattttgtgaaaccaTCACTGTGGACAATAAACAATGACTTCTCAGCAAAGTTGTTTGCTCGTTAAGGTGTATGAATAATGGATACAATTGACATTAGTGAGGTTGCAAAAATCTGACACTTGGCTGATTGTCAACAAAAGATTAATGCTTGCTTCTTTTATAATATACCTTACTTTATCGTCCGCCGCCATTTGTTGTGACGTAATATCCTGTCATCATTCATTCACAAAACCTTTTCTCATCACCAGAATTTGCATTTTGGTTTTATTGATATGCAGAAAATCCATTcctcaaaatgtttgtttgtttgtttttgtgcaaatttTAGGCCTCCCCCGAATTTCTCAtaattccattcattttcaaattttttgaaaattctaataaatgtaatttccgttagttttcgttttaaaaaagcattttcgtttttattttctttcgttaaggaaatagttttttgtattttagtttgagttatttcgTTAATTAAATAACCTTCAATAGCACTTGtattaaaatgaaatggattataaatatttgaactgagtcaaatgccatttttagcagatgccacgggccactaaaaaatggacgacgggccgcaaatggcccccgggccgtagtttggacaccgatgctctaaatggaggaaaaaataatcattaaataGCAGCGCCAGCCCACCAAATGCCCATTGGCCAATCCAGCCCTGTATATATTTGTGAGCAAGCATGTGTACTTTTAAGAGGTGGGCTACAAATTGGACTGGCTGCCATGAGTCAAATTTTCACAATTATATTAATGCATATGCACATTTCTTCATAGTCCCAAGGGTCCACTCCACTGTATGTCTTTGTTCCTTTAAAGTCGCAGCTATTGCTATTTGACTTTTGCATCTTGGGAACACGCGAGTTCATTTTATAGCCCTGGAAAAGTTACCTCGGAGTCCAATAATTAGCCCTATGGAGCACATTAGAGTAGATGAAGGGTCATAAATGGACTCTTATTCCTCAGCACGCGtgttgaaaacaacaacaacgcatTAAGTGCTCCCCGTGAGCGGCGCAAAAATGAAACGGCGGTGACAAAAGCGAGGAGAGCGTCTATAGTGGAGTCGCCACCAGAAGAGATATTACGTCTTTACAACCTTTGGCTCCTCTCACAGCCAAACACCTCCAGTCACTTCGAATTATTCCGAGCAGGATGAGTAATGAGAGAGGGCAACGGCAATGAGATAAACCAGAAATGAGGAGGGTGGCGGGAAAGCGACTTAAAGCAATTACGGGACAATTCAAAGTCAACATGTAGGGAGAATGTGGCGGGCGGATCAGGGGAGGAAATAGGCAATTTGCAGCTGTCATAGcctctcaccttttttttttttttttttttaaatcccgagGAGATGTGTTTTAGTGGCACTTCCCTGTCATGTCGGGCAGATGTTGCGAGATGACGATACGGAGACGGGCACGGACACTGGAGGCTGCAAAGGCTGCTGGCTGCAACGCTCATTGAGCAGCACATTGAGCCATTCTCTCTGCCTGGAATAACTTTTGCTGATGTTAATGATTTTCTTCCTATGGCTCATTTTCCTGGGAAATTACACTGTTGCAGGGTTGTAGGTAAAGACAAgcatatgggattttttttttttttttttttagcattatttTGAGCAAACTTAACGATGAGTTTTCGGAAAATAAGAGTTGTAATTGGCTTTGGGAGGAAGATGCGCACACACTATTACAAAGCATTATTATGAGCATCCTAATGACGAGATTTCACTGAGCACTTAAGCAGGCTGGACCTTTTCCAAAGATGTATCATAAAAATAGGTACATAAAAAGAGTTAGCTTGTTATAAATGTCGCAGGAGGAGCACTGCTATACATTCTCATTACTGTAAATATGACTGTATGTAATCACTTGAGTAGGCAGCATGGACCGGCACTTATTTCACTTGTTTCCATTGAGAGAGTTAATGAAGGGTTACATTGGCACAGGCCAGTCGCCAGTTTGTTTTAATTGAGGTGAAAGGAAGCTAACaggcaaaaaaaaccaaaacataatAACATACATGGAATAGTGgcattgttaaaatatgtaACCTGGACACATGAAGAATTATAAAGTGTTCATTGTTGTAGCAATTATGCTGCTAATTTGCCGTTTTGTGGCGCCGGCCTTAATGACTGAACATGCGTTTTGAATGATGTGTCTTCACATTTCAACAATGTATGTTTATGTTTGtaaactatgtaaaaaaaagaaaagaaaaaaaaaaagaatcacgtTACCATCCAGTAGCTGGCGTTTTTGATGTATTCATGACTTTAATTGCATCAACAAATCCTTTTAAAGATCCTCCCACAAAATAATGTACAGAAATATGTTCCACATGTTTAAAAACGACATATCAATcacgccaggaaaaaaaatgtgacgatGATGTGTAAAAGAAAACTTAAACAAGTGTAATTTTTGTGACATAACAGAACTGTATGCCAGTTTGTTAAAAGATGAATAAAAGCCACATCGGCAACTTCCATATCCAATAGGACATTATTGGATGGAAATGAAATGACTGCTGTGTTTTGCCAAAGTGTTTTTTGTGAGATTTTAACAACAGCAAATATGGATGGAAGTGTTGCTAACGAGCTTACTGCCACTTTAATGGCGAAAATGTTGGGCAAGtattaacaaaatattttgaaattgctGACAATTGAAGATAATATTGTAATTATATACATTATTTGAACTAAATACTCATATTATACagatttattaaacaaaatagtgCTCAAAAGGCCAATTCCTTCTCCTTTGTCCAGATGGTGTTTTGTGGGTTtcattaaaactacacaaataaaatcataaaaaaagcgACACTCTGTGTAGTTAATCTACAGAACGGCATCTCTGTCAAACCACAGACCACTATCAACCGATCAACAGAGTTGCTTGAAACCTGCTTTCCTAGTCATATCACACGGACATGGTTGAGtggccacttgttgctaggcaaaaTTCGTGCCCCACGGGCAAatggaaaaacacacacatgcacacgcacacacatcctaATTTCATTGCCATCTTGGGACCGAGAACAAAGAAAGCACAGGGAGTATCAGCAGTAACAGGAAGTCAGACACATACTCAAGAAAGAATATttctttatattattatattaatatttctATTTCTCAAAGAGTTAAACAATGGCAAGTGAGCGCTGACCCCCATTTAACAttaatttgaatgtgattggttcattCTGATCAGACACACTCCAGTTATAAGTGCGCAGGTCACATTCAGGATGGGAAAAAAAGGGATTAATCTTTGCCTGATatgaaaaaccccccaaaagaaaacaagggtgtgtagacttttcatatCCACAGTTAGTAATCACGATAGGCCCATgggagggaaaacaaaacaaaaataaacaattaattaTGACAACTGCTTGAACAATAAGGGCATCTCTGTCTCTGAGCAAAGCCAGACCTTCCGCCTTTCATTTTCATATCAGCACATGCCATTCAACGTCAGGAAGTAAACTGCAATTTGCATAAATTGAGACGCATAACTGATTGCTTACAAAAGCGCCCGCAGGAATTATCTGTGCCTGTTACAAATCCCACCTGTCCTCTTTCTCGTTTGAGTCCTTGTGCTCCGCCGCTAACAAGTACTTCTTGCGGGAACTTCTTACAGGTGTCATGTTCCAGAAAGCAACGTGTAAGTAGTCAAATGAAAGATGCTCGGATCCCATTTAGCTGCACACGAGTTGGCTGTCACACTGACATGGAACACTGACGCACTCgacaagaacatttttaatgGTGTTTACCATATACCTGAATGTCATCCCCCATTAGGGAGAAAAGACAGCACATGTGGTCGCgattcctttttcttttccatcTACTGaagtatcctttttttttccccccttaaatCTGTTCCCTATTTTGTgtctctacttgttttgttttttttattcctcataaACATTTGCGTTTTAATTTCCTCCCCTTTTATGCACCAGCCTTTAGGTTTATTAATGGCTTTGGTTTTAGTTACAGAACATTGCGAATGAACACAACTCCAGACCCAAATGCAGCAGGTTCACATTAAAAACATTGGTCAGTACATGACTTGTCTTTGATCATGAGGTGCTTCAGTATAGACTTTATTACCTTCCCTTGCACAGTTTAATGAAATCCAGCGCATGAACTGTGTAGCTCTgccttttataaaagataataaagctctgttttgtttttctgatatatttttttttgcagtctgtCTGGCTTTAGGGGTCAATCTGGAGGCACACACTGCTAGCACagcaataataaacatattgttgACTGTCAGTCAAAGACTCCTATATTGGATCTCATTACATTCCGGAGGTGTACTTTCATTCCTCCTAAATTACTTTGGAAAATACTCTCAAGGGTAATTACTCTACAGTACTGCGAATGTAAGCAAAGTTAGTCATTTGCCCATCAAGGCTTCCTCATGAGTCATTATTTCGCTAATTTGCATCATTAGAGGTGTTTGCTCCCACCCATTGCTTGCTCCCTGAACAGCAAAAACCTCTCACTTCTGTCCATGTGACTTTATATTTTACTTCAAGTATATAAAATAAGATATTATTAGATTGCGGTCttcaaatatgaacataaaatCATGCCTGTAAAAAGGCTACGTTAACTTGATTTTGCCATTGATgataaaaaatggcaaattttcaGTTCAGATGAGACACATTTGccaattaaatgtcaaaaaattgAAATGTGCCTTCATTGTTTAGTAGATTTGAGTCTcttttaatacaaatatttatcaATGGATGCATTAAATAATATCTTGTCTCCATTCTAGCCTGCGCTAGTCTGCAAGGAAAAAACAAATTGGGCCAATGAATCCACATTCtagatgtgacgtcactctttgGGCAGGAACTGCAAATATGACAGAGAAGAGCATTTTTTTGTTCCGGTATAAGTTTTGGGAACTTCACTTGTACATACTAATCTTAAATTCCCATTTTCTTAGGCTAAATTATGATTAAATGATGATTATTTGTGTCATGACTCTAATACAATAAtgcaaaaatgtgattaattttcACACTGAAGATTCAGCAGCAGGGGTGCCCAACCTTTTTTGACCCAAGATCTACTTTTCAACTCGCCAAGCTCCAAAGATCTACCACTTCAGTGTCAACATCGCAAACTCTCACACATCTTTTCCAGCCTGCTGTGTAACCTGACATcacttttttgtgttgttttacacACCACTAGACATTCGATAGCGCTCTTCTGATCTCACTCATGCAGCACACACTTGGACACACAAACTCCATAATGAATAATAACCATAACTGACCTTCATATGAAAGAAACTGGAGGGGGGTACAGATAAAAGACAAGTATAGCGctgagtttttaaaaaaaagttaatcacTTCCTACCTTAGTGGGAGACTTGACACTGGGAGGAGGCAGCTAGCTTCTCGCAATCAGGAGTCGAGGTGCTGGTTGCAAGGCGTAGGCAGGCAACAAGGTGGTCATTGGTCATTACTGAGCTGTACTTGGACTTGATGATTTTCATGTGTGAGAATGCAGACTCGCACAGGTAAGTTGATCCAAAAAGAGCTGTCAGGTTCAAGGCACATCTTCTAAGGTTGGGATACTTCTCCTCCACCAGCAGTTTCCAGAACTTGACATGCTCTCCAGGTTGAGCAAATGTTGATCTGGCTTTCATCTCAATGTCATTTTGCAAGGTCAGAATCTCATCCTCAAGTGCAGAGATTTCCATGTCAAAAAGTGTTTTCACTTTGGCAGCAATGTCGCCAACATCAATATTTTTAGCAAATGGAAAACACATATAGCTGGCGACAGGCTCCTTAACAATTTCTCCGTCTCTGAATGGCTTCTTGTGTTTAGCAAGAACGTGACTTATGCGATAGGAAGCAATAGTTGCCGCTTGGTCTTcggttttgtgaaaattgattgctTTGCTACAAGCTGTGCTTTCAAATCCCGCACTTTTGCAGTGCTTAATGCGGTTTTGGTCGGTACTTCCTTGTCGTAGCTCCCGTGTAGAGTTTAAAGTGCCGCTTCAGATTTCCTTTCTTCGCCAACGCCACTGTTCCCTTGCAGATTAAACAGACGGGTTTTAaattataataaacaaaaaaataatcttccTCCCACTCTGGATGAAAATGATATGTTTTGGCTCGTTTTACCGCCATTTTAGTGCGTCATGTAAGTGCTCTGTTGTGCTTGGCTGCTAGCTGCTAATGTTGACCGCTACCCACTTCCGTCAAGCACGTCGCCAGTGCGCAGGGGCCGGTGCAGCACTTTTgggttacatatatatatatttcttattttttttttaaatactctttTGACTGAATGTGTAATATGGTCCGCACGGGCAgttcttacaaaaaataaataataataaaaataatataacaaacaatctctctctctctctctctctctctctctctctctctctctctctctctctctctctctctctctctctctctctctctctctctctctctctctctctctctctctctctctctctctctctctctttccctctctctctctctctctctctcgctccttGCGGTCGACTTGCGATCAGTCCGTCGACTGGGCACTCCTAAGCTATAGCCAAGAATGAGTCTTGTATGCATTTATTCTACTAAGGGAAAATAGGACATTGAATATGTTGTGGCTAGATGATGTCTTATGTGCTTGCATTTATTAAAATAGTAATTTTCCAAAATGttgacaaacaaaccaaaatgcaGTCAATATCCTCAAGTAGTTGTCTGTACTTtggaaaataattaaaagggAAACTATCTTCATCTCAATCCAAcacatggggcggccattttttcaCTTAATGTCAACTAAATATGAAATCACAGTTTTTCAGGTCTCATGTAATTACCGATCATGACTCAGCTATTTCTtgagtttggtcacgtgaccttCAAAAACATGATTAGCCGTTACCtgatccctgagcaactgtgatgtcatttcagtcaacagcaagtggcaaaatggccgccccctgaggtggataaaaacaggtggattttgctaccTAACTCACGttccaaatgattatttttgtttgtttctttttaattacgTTTTTCATGTCTTATCCATATTTTTTCCTTCAGTAtttgaaatgtaaatgtttaACTATTAAATTCAACTTGCAGATGTGGTCTACTGTATATTTTCTACTAGTTCATCCATTCAAATGTGCTCCTTTCATCTCCGCTTTCATCATCTGCATGCAACTC
The Festucalex cinctus isolate MCC-2025b chromosome 18, RoL_Fcin_1.0, whole genome shotgun sequence genome window above contains:
- the LOC144006566 gene encoding SCAN domain-containing protein 3-like, with amino-acid sequence MCFPFAKNIDVGDIAAKVKTLFDMEISALEDEILTLQNDIEMKARSTFAQPGEHVKFWKLLVEEKYPNLRRCALNLTALFGSTYLCESAFSHMKIIKSKYSSVMTNDHLVACLRLATSTSTPDCEKLAASSQCQVSH